One Sphingomonas endolithica DNA segment encodes these proteins:
- a CDS encoding IlvD/Edd family dehydratase: MSRVPVRPFRSRDWFADPARSDMTALYLERFMNYGLTADELRSGRPIIGIAQTGSDLSPCNRIHLDLARRVRDGIRDAGGIAMEFPVHPIFENCRRPTAALDRNLAYLGLVETLYGYPIDAVVLTTGCDKTTPSGIMAASTVDIPAIVLSGGPMLDGWHEGELVGSGTVIWRSRRKLAAGEIDEEEFLRRATDSAPSAGHCNTMGTASTMNAVAEALGLSLTGCAAIPAPYRERGQFAYETGRRIVEMAYEDLRPSHILTRDSFLNAIRVVTAIGGSSNAQPHIHAMARHAGVEISAADWSEHGYDLPLLVDVQPAGRFLGERFHRAGGVPAVMNELLGAGKLDGACLTVTGRTLAENLTGRMASDREVIRAFDQPLKEQAGFLVLSGNLFDVAIMKTSVISPAFRERYLQREGGPDMFEARAIVFDGSDDYHHRINDPALDIDEHCILVIRGAGPIGWPGSAEVVNMQPPDHLIQRGIMALPTLGDGRQSGTSDSPSILNASPESAVGGGLSWLRTGDMIRIDLRAGRCDALVDEDEIARRRTGPAPPVPESHTPWEELYREKTGQLGDGAVLDFAVKYRGISARTPRHNH; this comes from the coding sequence GTGTCTCGCGTACCGGTCCGTCCCTTCCGCTCGCGCGACTGGTTTGCCGATCCGGCACGGTCGGACATGACGGCGCTCTACCTCGAACGGTTCATGAATTACGGGCTGACCGCCGACGAGCTGCGATCGGGCCGCCCGATCATCGGCATCGCCCAGACCGGCAGCGATCTGTCACCGTGCAACCGCATCCATCTCGATCTGGCGCGCCGGGTGCGCGACGGCATCCGCGATGCAGGCGGGATTGCGATGGAATTTCCAGTGCACCCGATCTTCGAGAATTGCCGCCGCCCGACCGCCGCGCTCGACCGCAACCTGGCCTATCTCGGGTTAGTCGAGACGCTGTACGGCTATCCGATCGATGCGGTGGTGCTGACCACCGGGTGCGACAAGACCACGCCATCGGGGATCATGGCGGCATCGACCGTCGATATCCCGGCGATCGTGCTGTCCGGCGGGCCGATGCTCGACGGCTGGCACGAGGGTGAGCTGGTCGGATCGGGCACGGTCATCTGGCGCTCGCGGCGCAAGCTGGCGGCAGGCGAGATCGACGAAGAGGAATTCCTGCGCCGCGCGACGGACAGTGCGCCATCGGCCGGGCATTGCAACACGATGGGCACGGCGTCGACGATGAACGCCGTGGCCGAGGCGCTCGGCCTGTCGCTGACGGGATGCGCGGCGATCCCCGCGCCGTACCGCGAGCGCGGTCAGTTCGCGTATGAGACCGGGCGCCGCATCGTCGAGATGGCGTATGAGGACCTGCGCCCATCGCATATCCTAACGCGCGACAGCTTCCTGAATGCGATCCGCGTGGTGACGGCGATCGGCGGATCGTCCAACGCGCAGCCACACATCCACGCCATGGCGCGGCATGCCGGGGTGGAGATCAGCGCAGCGGACTGGTCGGAACACGGCTACGACCTTCCGCTGCTGGTCGACGTGCAGCCGGCCGGGCGCTTCCTGGGTGAACGGTTCCACCGCGCCGGCGGCGTGCCGGCGGTGATGAACGAGCTGTTGGGCGCGGGGAAGCTGGATGGGGCATGCCTGACGGTGACCGGGCGGACGCTGGCGGAGAATCTCACCGGCCGCATGGCGAGCGACCGCGAGGTCATCCGCGCGTTCGACCAACCGCTGAAGGAGCAGGCCGGGTTCCTGGTGCTGTCGGGCAATCTGTTCGACGTGGCGATCATGAAGACGAGCGTGATCTCGCCGGCATTCCGCGAACGCTATCTGCAGCGCGAGGGCGGGCCCGACATGTTCGAGGCGCGTGCGATCGTGTTCGACGGTTCGGACGATTATCACCACCGGATCAACGATCCAGCGCTGGATATCGACGAGCATTGCATCCTGGTGATCCGCGGGGCGGGGCCGATCGGCTGGCCGGGATCGGCCGAGGTCGTCAACATGCAGCCGCCCGATCACCTGATCCAGCGCGGCATCATGGCGCTGCCGACGCTGGGCGACGGGCGGCAATCGGGGACATCGGACAGCCCGTCGATCCTGAACGCCAGTCCGGAAAGTGCGGTCGGCGGTGGATTGTCGTGGCTGCGAACCGGTGACATGATCCGCATCGATCTGAGGGCCGGGCGCTGCGATGCGCTGGTCGACGAGGACGAGATCGCGCGGCGGCGGACGGGACCGGCGCC